The segment AAGTATTGAGGACAGTGAACAATTTAAAAATTGTGCTTTAAAACTTATAAAAGGAATGTTAGCTGGAAATTAAAGAAGAAGTACTGTAGAATATGGAATATATTTCATTGACTACTTTTTATAAAAGTTGTAATATAAGTAATGGATAGGTGTAATACTTAAATATATGGTAGGATATTCGGTATATGGTTTATCAGAATATTAATTTTTTAAAAATAATTAATAATATTCTGCAATTAGAACATAGAGTGTATTATAATTAGGATATGTAATATTTTAACTATGAATAATATAGAAATATATTATTAGACATTATTTAAGGAGGAAATGTTATGAGTAAATACAAAGTAGGAAAAGAATTAATCATAATAGAAAACCAACATGAAGATGTAAAAAAAATCAGTGAAATGATAGAATTAAAAGTAAACAAGGATAATTACTCAAAATTGACATTAGGTATAAAAATATTAGATGTAGAGTATGATAAACCAAATGTTACACTAACATATAGAAATGTAACAGGAGATACTAAAAAAGTATTTGCGATATGCAGAGATATTCCTAATTTTGATGAAGAAAAAGTTTTGGAAAAAGCTTTACTTAAAGCATTCCAAGAAGAAATTATTAATTTAAATGTTACTAAAAATCAAGGAATAACACTAAAATATTAGTAAAAGTTATTATTTTTGAATAGTAATTATGATATAACTTAAAAATCTCTATACCTTATTATGGTATAGAGATTTTTAAGTTATATAAATTATATTATGATATAATTAAATAATATAAACTAATAAATGATTTTAGGGGTGAAATTAATGATTACAATATATTTAACACGACATGGACAAACTCAATGGAACTTAAATAAAAGATTGCAAGGGTGGAAAAACTCTCCTTTAACGGAACTTGGAATTTCACAAGCCGAGGCTTTAAGAGATAGGCTTAAAGATATGGAACTAGATATTATTTATACAAGTCCTATAGAAAGAGCATATAAGACGGCTGAAATAATAAGAGGAGATAAGAAAATAGAAATTGTTAAAAATGATGGTTTAAAAGAATTAAATTATGGTGAGTGGGAAGGATCAACTATAGAAGAAATAGAAAAAAATCCTATGTACAATGAGCAATTAGATAATTTATTTAATCATCCAAAAGAATATATACCTTTTGGTGGAGAAACATATGAACATCTTATTGAAAGAATAGATGATACTATGAATAAAATACTTGAAAAAAATAAAGATAAAAAAGTATTAATAGTTACTCATGGAATGACATTAAAAGCACTTATTCATTATTTTAATGAAAATATGACAATTGATGATATTGTAAAGCTTCCAGTAATGGGACAAACTAGTCTTACTCAAATTGATGTAGTTGATGGAAAATATAATTTAGTTCTTCAAAATGATACTAGTCATTATGAGGATAACCATCGTGTTCAGGTAGGATGGTAATTTGATTTTACATATAATAAATGATATAATCACAACAGTTTTTAAGTGATAAAATTAAATATGTCATTAGGTGCTCTATGAAAAGAGACAAAAGAGAAAGTGGTTAAAGTCCACTGCAGCCCCCGCTACTGTAAATGAGGATGAAATCTAAATTACCATCCATAAGGAGAAGGTTAGAAAGTAATATGATTCATAAGCCAGGAAACCTGCCTAATGTACGATTATTTCAGTCTTCGGTGGGAGGATAAGAAAGTTAAAGTTGTATTATGGATACAACTTTTTTGGCTTACTTTGTATATTCCCGCATCTTTTAAGGTGCGGTTTTTTATTTTGAGTTTAGGAGGAAATTCATGAACTTATTAAATGATGTTTTAGAAGGAATAAAGCCATTAGATTATAGTGCTATGAATGAAGCACTAAAAAGGTTAGATAAGCTTGCAAAACCGCTTGGAAGTCTTGGAAGACTTGAAGATATAGCAATGCAAATATCGGGAATAACAGGCAATGTTAAAAATAAGTGCAACAAAAAATGTACTATAGTTATGGCTGCTGATAATGGTATATGGGAGGAAGGGGTTAGTGCATGTCCTCAATCAATTACGGCTATACAAACAATTAATATGCTTAAAGGATTAACTGGGGTTGCAGTTATATCTAAACATGCTAATGCGGATATAAGAGTTATAGATATTGGCATTAATGCAGAAATAAGTCATCCAGATTTAATAAATAGAAAAATTAGAATGGGTACTTATAATATACTTAAAGGCAGTGCTATGATAAGAAGTGAAGCTATAAAAGCAATAGAGATTGGAATAGAAACTGTTAGAGATTTAATGAAAGAAGAGTATAGTGTTTTAGGTACTGGAGAAATGGGAATATGCAACACAAGTACAAGTAGTGCAATACTTATGTCCCTTACAGGATGTAGTGCTGACATTGCAGTTGGAAAGGGTTCTGGTATTACAGAAGAAGCTTACAATAACAAGAAAAATGTAATTGAAAAAGCTATAAATATCAATAAACCAAACAGAGAAGATCCTATTGATGTATTATCTAAAGTAGGTGGATTTGACATTGCAGGGCTTGTTGGGTGTTTTTTAGGAGCAGCGTACTATAGAGTTCCTATAGTTATAGATGGGTTTATATCTAGTGCGGCTGCATTAATTGCATATAAATTAAATCCTTTAACTAAGGAGTATATGATACCATCACATGCATCTAAAGAACCTGGATTTAATCTTATTATGAAGGAACTTGAACTTGAGCCCTTGTTTAATCTTAATATGAGATTAGGAGAAGGAAGTGGATGTCCACTAACCTTTGATTTAATAGATGCAGCTTCTGATATTATGTGTAATATGGCAACATTTGAAGAAGCATCTATAATTGATGACTATTTAATTGATATAAGGTGATGAAAAATGGGAAAAATTATATTAGTAACTGGTGGAGCAAGAAGTGGTAAAAGTAGTTATGCTGAAAACATAGCTAAAGATATAAAGGGAAATATATTATACATAGCAACTTCAATTCCCTTTGATGATGAAATGAAGCATAGAGTTGAAAAACATAAAGAAAGTAGACCAAAATTTTGGGATACATATGAAGGCTACAAAGATTTACATATAGTTGTAAAAGAAAAAAATAATTTATATGAGGGTATGTTACTTGATTGTGTAACTATTATGACTTCGAATTTTATGTTTGAGTATATTGGAGATAAAATAGAAGAAGCAGATAATACTACTTTAGATAAAGTGGAAAAAAATATACTCCAAAATTTTGAAAAGCTTTTAAATGAAGTTAGTATAGGAAATAGCACAATGATACTTGTAACCAATGAATTAGGATATGGAATAGTGCCAGAGAATAAATTAGCAAGGGTATATAGGGATATAGTAGGTAGAGTAAATCAATACATAGCATCAAGGGCAAATCAGGTATATTTAGTGGTGTGTGGTATACCAATGAAGGTTAAGTGAGGAATAATAAATGAAAAATTTAATATTAATGATTCAGTTTTTTACAAGGATACCTATAAATATAGAAATAGATGTTAAAGAGGATTCTTTTGCAAAAGGTATAGGTTATCTTCCCATTGTAGGACTCATTATAGGTATGTTTAATGTGGCTACATATATTATAGCTTCTAAATTAACTACAGGAATGTTTCCAATAGTAGTAGCATTACTTGCAAATACCATGATAACAGGGGCATTTCATATAGATGGTCTTGCAGATACATGTGACGGTATTTTTTCATCAAGGAAAAAGGAAAGAATGCTTGAAATAATGAAAGATAGCAGAGTTGGAACTAATGGAGCTATAGCTATAGTATTTGACTTTATGTTTAGATGGTGCTTACTTAGTAGTTTAAGTGAAAAATATACACTAATAGCAATAGTTATGGCACCAGTAGTTGCCAAGACAATTGTTACATTGCTAATGTGTTTTTCCGTCTATGCACGAAAAGAAGGTGGTCTTGGTGGTGTATTTTTGGAGAAGGTCAAACCTTTTAGAGTAGTAATTGCCTTTGTCATATGTATTAGTTTAGGATGTTTAGTTTTAGGGTACAAATTCTTATTTATACTAATTATAACAGTTGCAATTATGAAAATGTATAAAAAACTTATATACTCTAAAATAGATGGAATGACAGGAGATACATTAGGTGCTGCAAATGAGATAGCTGAAATTACATTTACATTAATATTATTAGTGTTTTGGAGGTATTACTTAATATGACCTCATTATATTTAGCAAGACATGGAGAATCAGAGTTAAACGTTACTGGAGTATATTTTGGAGCAACTAATTGTCCTCTTACACAGAAAGGAAAAAATCAGTGTATAGAATTAAGAGAAAAATTAAGTGATGTAAAATTTGATGTTATAATTACAAGTCCACTTATAAGGGCTTTTCATTCATCTGAACTAATAAGTAATGTTCTGAGAGAAGATATTATTGTGATGAATGGGCTTATGGAGCTTGATTTTGGAGCATGGGAAGGCATGCACTATAAGGATATAGAAGAGAAATATAGTAGTCAGTGGGAACTGTGGATAAAAGATTGGGTAAATGCATCACCGCCTAATGGAGAAAGCTTTAAAGATTTTTATACTAGAGTAAAAATTAGTTTAGAAAATATATTATCCAAGTATAAGGATAAGAAAATACTTGTTATTTGCCATCAAGGTACATTAAGAGTAATAGCTTCTATTTTATTAGATATGAATATCAATGGATATTGGAGATTTGCCTTTGATTATGGAAAATACAGTTTGTTTGAGATAACTGATGGCTATGCAGTATTAAAAAAAATTAATAGTTAGAGGATGTATAAATATGAAAAACAAGAGGATTATGATTCAAGGAACAGCATCATCTGTTGGTAAAAGCATACTTTGTGCTGCACTTTGCAGAATATTTTATAAGGATGGATATAATGTAAATCCTTTCAAATCTCAAAATATGTCTCTTAACTCGGCAATAACTTGTGATGGTGGAGAAATAGGAAGAGCACAGTATATGCAAGCAGAGGCATCAGATAAGGTTCCATCGGTAAAGATGAATCCTATTTTATTAAAGCCTAATTCAGATAGAGGATCCCAGGTTATAATAAACGGTAAAGTATTTAAAAATATGGATGCTGTGGATTATTATAAATTTAAACCACAGTTAAAAAAAGAAGTTGCAAAGATTTATGAGAGTTTAAGTAATGAGAGTGATGTAGTTGTAATAGAAGGTGCAGGAAGCCCAGCTGAAATTAATTTAAACAAAGAAGACTTCGTTAATATGGGAATGGCAAAAATCGCAAAGTCACCAGTAATATTAGTTGGAGATATAGATAAAGGTGGAGTATTTGCATCTATAGTTGGAACAATGATGCTTTTAAAAGAAGATGAAAAAAAGCTTGTAAAAGGAGTTATCATCAATAAATTCAGAGGAAGTTATGAGATTTTAGAGCCTGGATTAAAGATGTTAGAAGATATAATAAAGATTCCAGTACTAGGAGTTATACCATATTTCAATTTAAATCTTGAAGATGAAGATAGTGCCACAGACTGGAGTAAATTTAGCTTTAATTCTAGTGGTGACATTGATGTAGCTGTAATAAGACTGCCGTATATGTCTAATTTTACTGATATTAATGCATTAAAGCTTTATAAAGATGTTGAAGTAAGACTAATTGAGAAAAAAGAAGATTTAAATAATCCTGATTTAATTATTATTCCTGGAAGCAAAAGCACTATTAAAGATATGGAATACCTTGAAAAGTCAGGCCTTAAGGATAGTATAATAAATTGTCATAAAAATGGAAGTTTTGTTTTTGGTATTTGTGGAGGATTTCAAATATTAGGTTCAAAGATTTTAGATCCTAATAAAATAGAAGGAAGTATAACTTCAATTGAAGGACTAAATCTTTTAAATTCTGTTACTGAAATTAAAACAACTAAGACAACTACTTTGACAAAAGCTAAGGATACACTTTTTAATTCTAATATACAGGGTTATGAGATACATATGGGAGAAACAAGTATAAAGGATGCAGTACCTTTTGCATCAATTTATGAGAGAAATAAGATTAAATATGAAAATGTAGAGGGTGCTATTAGTAAAGACGGAAGAGTTATAGGTACATATATTCATGGAATATTTGATAATTCTAATTTTACCAGAAGTTTTTTAAATAAAGTAAGAGAGCATAAAGGAAAAGACATTATAGACGAAGTTCCAAAGGATTATTGGGAATTTAAAAACGAAGAATACGACAAACTAGCAGAGATTGTTCGTGAAAATGTAGATATGAAAAAATTATATGAAATAGTGAATGAGGGAATAGATGAGTAATATTTATTTAGCATTTATATTAGATTGTATTTTAGGGGATCCCTACTGGTTTCCACATCCAGTTAGATTTATTGGAAAGTACATAAGTTTTTTTGAAAAACAAATTAAAAAAGCAAATTTAAAGAATACAACTTTAAAAATATGGGGTGTATTTTTAACATTAAGTACAATAGGATTAACTTATGGTATATGTTTTGGAATATTAAAGGCTGTATATATTATAAATCCAAAAGTTTATTATGTATTAAATATAGTAATATTATGGACTTGTATAGCGCCTAAGTGTTTAGCAAATGAAGCTATAAAAATATATACGGAACTTGCAAATAATAATATAGAAAAATCAAGAAAACAGTTATCGTATATTGTAGGACGTGATACCGATAATTTAGATGAAGGTGAAATTACAAGAGCAGTAGTTGAGACTGTTGGAGAAAATACTTCAGATGGAATTATAGCACCTCTTATGTATATGTTTATAGGTGGAGCACCTTTAGCACTTACATATAAAGCAGTTAACACACTTGATTCAATGGTTGGATATAAAGAAGATATTTATCTTAATTTTGGGTGGTTTTCAGCAAAACTAGATGATGTTGTAAACTATATACCTGCAAGATTAACGGCATTATTTATGATTATAAGTGCCTTTATTTTAAGATTTGATTATAAAAATTGTATTAAGATTATAAATAGAGATAAAAATAATCATACAAGTCCCAATGCAGGATATCCAGAATCGGCTATGGCAGGAGCTTTAAGGGTTAAACTTGGTGGAACCAATTCTTATTTTGGAAAACTTACATATAAACCGACTATTGGTGATAAGCTAAAAAAACTAGAAAAAGAAGATATAAGAAAATCTACTGTACTAATGTATGGAACAACTATCGTAAGTATAGTTATATTTTCTATAATTTTAATATCTTGTGGTTTAATACACTAGATATAAAAAAGGGGAAGTTAAGATGAATTTTCATGGTGGTGACATATATAACGTTAAAAGTAATAATATATTAGACTTTAGTTCAAATATAAATCCTTTAGGAGTTCCAGAAAGTTTTAAAAATGCACTTATAGAGAATATAAACGATTTTATTAGATATCCAGACATTAAATACACAGAGCTTAAAAATACAATTAAAGACTATATAGGAATAGATGATGCAGAACATATAGTTCAAGGAAATGGAGCTGTTGAGATTATTTATAAGGCAATAGGAGCTGTAAAGTGTAATAAAGCATATATAGTAAGTCCTACTTTTTCAGAGTATAGAAGAGCAGTGGAGCTTAATAATGTACAATGTGAAGAAATAGATGTATTTGATGAAGAATATAGTTCTATAGATATAGAAAAGCTT is part of the Clostridium botulinum genome and harbors:
- the cobU gene encoding bifunctional adenosylcobinamide kinase/adenosylcobinamide-phosphate guanylyltransferase — encoded protein: MGKIILVTGGARSGKSSYAENIAKDIKGNILYIATSIPFDDEMKHRVEKHKESRPKFWDTYEGYKDLHIVVKEKNNLYEGMLLDCVTIMTSNFMFEYIGDKIEEADNTTLDKVEKNILQNFEKLLNEVSIGNSTMILVTNELGYGIVPENKLARVYRDIVGRVNQYIASRANQVYLVVCGIPMKVK
- the cobT gene encoding nicotinate-nucleotide--dimethylbenzimidazole phosphoribosyltransferase — encoded protein: MNLLNDVLEGIKPLDYSAMNEALKRLDKLAKPLGSLGRLEDIAMQISGITGNVKNKCNKKCTIVMAADNGIWEEGVSACPQSITAIQTINMLKGLTGVAVISKHANADIRVIDIGINAEISHPDLINRKIRMGTYNILKGSAMIRSEAIKAIEIGIETVRDLMKEEYSVLGTGEMGICNTSTSSAILMSLTGCSADIAVGKGSGITEEAYNNKKNVIEKAININKPNREDPIDVLSKVGGFDIAGLVGCFLGAAYYRVPIVIDGFISSAAALIAYKLNPLTKEYMIPSHASKEPGFNLIMKELELEPLFNLNMRLGEGSGCPLTFDLIDAASDIMCNMATFEEASIIDDYLIDIR
- the cobS gene encoding adenosylcobinamide-GDP ribazoletransferase, yielding MKNLILMIQFFTRIPINIEIDVKEDSFAKGIGYLPIVGLIIGMFNVATYIIASKLTTGMFPIVVALLANTMITGAFHIDGLADTCDGIFSSRKKERMLEIMKDSRVGTNGAIAIVFDFMFRWCLLSSLSEKYTLIAIVMAPVVAKTIVTLLMCFSVYARKEGGLGGVFLEKVKPFRVVIAFVICISLGCLVLGYKFLFILIITVAIMKMYKKLIYSKIDGMTGDTLGAANEIAEITFTLILLVFWRYYLI
- a CDS encoding cobyric acid synthase, encoding MKNKRIMIQGTASSVGKSILCAALCRIFYKDGYNVNPFKSQNMSLNSAITCDGGEIGRAQYMQAEASDKVPSVKMNPILLKPNSDRGSQVIINGKVFKNMDAVDYYKFKPQLKKEVAKIYESLSNESDVVVIEGAGSPAEINLNKEDFVNMGMAKIAKSPVILVGDIDKGGVFASIVGTMMLLKEDEKKLVKGVIINKFRGSYEILEPGLKMLEDIIKIPVLGVIPYFNLNLEDEDSATDWSKFSFNSSGDIDVAVIRLPYMSNFTDINALKLYKDVEVRLIEKKEDLNNPDLIIIPGSKSTIKDMEYLEKSGLKDSIINCHKNGSFVFGICGGFQILGSKILDPNKIEGSITSIEGLNLLNSVTEIKTTKTTTLTKAKDTLFNSNIQGYEIHMGETSIKDAVPFASIYERNKIKYENVEGAISKDGRVIGTYIHGIFDNSNFTRSFLNKVREHKGKDIIDEVPKDYWEFKNEEYDKLAEIVRENVDMKKLYEIVNEGIDE
- a CDS encoding cobalamin biosynthesis protein, with the protein product MSNIYLAFILDCILGDPYWFPHPVRFIGKYISFFEKQIKKANLKNTTLKIWGVFLTLSTIGLTYGICFGILKAVYIINPKVYYVLNIVILWTCIAPKCLANEAIKIYTELANNNIEKSRKQLSYIVGRDTDNLDEGEITRAVVETVGENTSDGIIAPLMYMFIGGAPLALTYKAVNTLDSMVGYKEDIYLNFGWFSAKLDDVVNYIPARLTALFMIISAFILRFDYKNCIKIINRDKNNHTSPNAGYPESAMAGALRVKLGGTNSYFGKLTYKPTIGDKLKKLEKEDIRKSTVLMYGTTIVSIVIFSIILISCGLIH
- the cobC gene encoding alpha-ribazole phosphatase → MTSLYLARHGESELNVTGVYFGATNCPLTQKGKNQCIELREKLSDVKFDVIITSPLIRAFHSSELISNVLREDIIVMNGLMELDFGAWEGMHYKDIEEKYSSQWELWIKDWVNASPPNGESFKDFYTRVKISLENILSKYKDKKILVICHQGTLRVIASILLDMNINGYWRFAFDYGKYSLFEITDGYAVLKKINS
- a CDS encoding histidine phosphatase family protein, which gives rise to MITIYLTRHGQTQWNLNKRLQGWKNSPLTELGISQAEALRDRLKDMELDIIYTSPIERAYKTAEIIRGDKKIEIVKNDGLKELNYGEWEGSTIEEIEKNPMYNEQLDNLFNHPKEYIPFGGETYEHLIERIDDTMNKILEKNKDKKVLIVTHGMTLKALIHYFNENMTIDDIVKLPVMGQTSLTQIDVVDGKYNLVLQNDTSHYEDNHRVQVGW